The Lewinellaceae bacterium genome has a segment encoding these proteins:
- a CDS encoding molybdopterin-dependent oxidoreductase, giving the protein MKNIDSNNHVTGRSLYVDDVPVLSGTLYAAVFASPYAHGIVKKVDFEKASRMEGVIRIISHKDIPGQNEIGGIIADEPLLAEKEVHFRGQPVLLVVANSEEAALAAARRVEMEVEPLEVITNPRKAFEKGFLLSGSRTFRLGKAEAVFQSCKYVFEGQAESGGQEHLYLETQGAYAYPLEHGNLRVISSTQGPTVVQRTIAKVLGIGMHHIEVDVTRLGGGFGGKEDQASAWGAMAALAAFLIQKPVKCILNRVDDMRMTGKRHPYSSDYKIGLDENWKIIAYEAVFYQNGGAAADLSPAILERTLFHATSSYFVPNVTVTAHSCKTNLPPNTAFRGFGGPQGMFVMEAAIAHAAQALGVEAFEIQQRNLLQDGDEFPYGQITEGCEAQNCWNEAVGRYDYASLKKEVTAFNEQNRLLKKGIALMPICFGISFTNTPMNNARALVHVYGDGSVGVSTGAVEMGQGVNTKLLQMAAALFGIKPERIKIETTNTTRVANTSPSAASSTTDLNGKALIDAARQIMGQLKDAASVILKEKSVTDFNIKEETVWINGKPTDLEWETLVQQALLQRLNLSAKGHYATPVIHYDKTIEKGHPFAYHVYGTAIFVSTVDCLRGTYTFDSVKVVHDFGASMNPMIDLGQTEGGIVQGLGWMTMEEVVYDASGKLLSNALSTYKIPDIYSVPGNIEVHFLNTPGTDMAAFKSKAVGEPPLLYGIGGWFSLKNAMMAFNPEIKSDFAVAPMTPERVLMQLYGTKI; this is encoded by the coding sequence ATGAAAAACATTGATTCCAATAATCACGTGACCGGCCGCTCTTTGTACGTGGATGATGTTCCTGTTTTATCCGGCACATTGTACGCAGCGGTTTTTGCTTCTCCTTATGCCCATGGAATCGTTAAAAAAGTGGATTTTGAAAAGGCCTCCAGGATGGAAGGGGTAATCAGGATCATTTCACACAAAGATATTCCCGGGCAAAATGAGATTGGGGGAATCATCGCAGATGAACCCTTATTGGCGGAAAAGGAGGTGCATTTCCGGGGACAGCCGGTTTTGCTGGTTGTAGCAAATAGCGAAGAAGCTGCCCTGGCTGCCGCCAGGAGGGTTGAAATGGAAGTTGAGCCCTTGGAAGTAATCACCAACCCCCGGAAAGCTTTTGAAAAAGGATTTTTACTATCCGGTTCGAGGACCTTCAGACTTGGGAAAGCGGAGGCGGTTTTCCAATCCTGCAAATACGTTTTCGAAGGACAGGCCGAATCGGGAGGACAGGAGCATCTTTACCTCGAAACCCAGGGAGCCTACGCTTATCCGCTGGAACACGGAAACCTCAGGGTGATCAGTTCCACCCAGGGCCCAACCGTCGTGCAACGCACCATTGCTAAAGTATTGGGTATAGGGATGCACCACATTGAAGTCGATGTGACCCGACTGGGCGGTGGTTTTGGGGGCAAAGAGGATCAGGCTTCCGCCTGGGGCGCCATGGCAGCTTTAGCGGCGTTCCTGATTCAAAAGCCGGTTAAATGTATCCTGAACCGCGTGGATGACATGCGTATGACCGGCAAACGTCACCCGTATTCCAGTGACTATAAAATTGGCCTGGATGAAAACTGGAAGATAATAGCTTACGAAGCTGTGTTTTATCAAAATGGCGGTGCCGCGGCGGACCTTTCACCGGCTATACTGGAAAGAACCCTTTTTCATGCCACCAGCAGTTATTTTGTGCCAAACGTTACGGTGACGGCTCATTCCTGTAAAACAAACCTGCCGCCTAATACGGCATTCCGCGGATTTGGCGGGCCACAAGGCATGTTTGTGATGGAAGCGGCTATCGCTCATGCCGCACAGGCATTGGGCGTAGAGGCTTTTGAGATCCAGCAAAGGAACCTGCTGCAGGATGGTGATGAATTTCCTTATGGGCAAATTACTGAAGGCTGTGAGGCTCAAAATTGCTGGAACGAAGCTGTTGGCCGTTACGATTACGCATCCTTAAAAAAAGAGGTTACTGCATTCAATGAACAAAACAGGTTGCTGAAAAAAGGAATCGCCCTGATGCCGATTTGTTTCGGCATTTCTTTTACCAACACGCCTATGAATAATGCGCGGGCTTTGGTTCATGTGTATGGAGATGGCAGTGTGGGCGTGAGTACCGGAGCTGTGGAAATGGGGCAAGGGGTCAATACTAAATTGTTGCAAATGGCGGCGGCACTGTTTGGCATCAAGCCGGAAAGAATAAAAATTGAAACCACCAATACCACACGGGTAGCCAATACGTCTCCTTCAGCAGCGAGTTCTACCACTGATCTCAATGGAAAAGCCCTAATCGATGCGGCCCGACAGATAATGGGACAGTTGAAGGACGCAGCCTCGGTAATTTTAAAAGAAAAAAGCGTTACGGATTTCAATATTAAAGAAGAAACTGTTTGGATCAATGGAAAACCTACTGACCTGGAATGGGAAACCCTGGTGCAACAAGCCTTGCTACAGCGGCTGAATCTCAGCGCCAAAGGGCATTACGCCACTCCTGTCATCCATTATGACAAAACGATCGAAAAGGGACATCCCTTTGCCTACCATGTTTACGGAACGGCCATTTTTGTCAGTACCGTCGATTGCCTGCGAGGAACATATACTTTTGATAGTGTAAAGGTCGTACATGATTTCGGGGCCAGCATGAACCCGATGATCGACCTTGGGCAGACCGAAGGGGGCATCGTGCAGGGTTTGGGGTGGATGACAATGGAAGAGGTGGTTTATGATGCATCCGGAAAGCTGCTCTCCAATGCTTTGTCCACTTACAAAATTCCGGACATCTATTCCGTCCCGGGAAATATTGAAGTTCATTTTTTGAATACGCCGGGAACGGATATGGCAGCTTTTAAATCAAAAGCGGTGGGGGAACCACCCCTGCTCTACGGTATCGGCGGGTGGTTTTCATTGAAAAATGCGATGATGGCTTTCAACCCTGAAATTAAATCTGATTTTGCTGTGGCTCCCATGACGCCGGAGCGGGTGCTGATGCAGTTGTATGGAACTAAAATTTAA
- a CDS encoding EamA family transporter, whose product MSEKWLIIGAFGAIYIIWGSTYLANAVAVSEIPPFLMAGTRFLVAGGLLYGLMLLQGKAHPTLRHWRNGTIIGVLFLSLGNGALVMALKYIDSGLTSLIVAFDPLLLIFLMWILVDIRPGGRNLFGILLGVLGMAVLIGQPTFIRDDQSKTGLWLISISMVSWALGSIYVSRVELPRTKGMSTAVQMIAGGIILLIYSFVTLEYREFSVERLTLKGILAWNYLVFFGSIIAFSSFNYLLHKVTPDKVSTSTLINPVVALFLGWMFNNEQITMQSMIAAVLLLSGVFFINTHKSSLTPKVGISE is encoded by the coding sequence ATGAGTGAAAAATGGCTCATCATAGGTGCATTTGGAGCTATTTACATTATCTGGGGTTCCACGTATCTGGCCAATGCTGTTGCCGTTAGTGAAATCCCTCCATTTTTGATGGCAGGCACCCGGTTTTTGGTGGCAGGGGGACTTCTTTATGGGTTAATGCTATTGCAGGGAAAGGCTCATCCAACGCTCAGGCATTGGCGAAATGGAACCATTATTGGCGTGCTTTTTCTGTCGTTGGGAAATGGTGCCCTGGTTATGGCCCTGAAATATATCGACTCTGGCCTGACTTCCCTTATCGTGGCGTTTGATCCCTTGCTTTTGATTTTTCTGATGTGGATACTGGTGGACATTCGCCCGGGAGGCCGCAATTTGTTTGGTATCTTACTAGGCGTTTTGGGTATGGCTGTTTTGATCGGCCAGCCAACGTTCATCAGGGATGATCAAAGCAAAACAGGGCTTTGGCTGATTTCCATCTCCATGGTCAGCTGGGCGCTTGGATCCATTTATGTGAGCAGGGTGGAATTACCCCGAACCAAAGGCATGAGTACTGCTGTTCAGATGATCGCAGGAGGTATAATATTACTGATCTATAGTTTTGTAACTTTGGAATATCGTGAATTTTCTGTTGAACGATTGACGCTAAAGGGAATCCTCGCCTGGAATTACCTGGTCTTTTTTGGTTCCATCATAGCCTTCTCGAGCTTTAATTATTTACTGCATAAAGTGACGCCGGATAAAGTATCCACCTCTACTCTGATCAATCCGGTCGTAGCATTGTTTTTGGGTTGGATGTTCAATAATGAGCAAATTACCATGCAGTCAATGATCGCAGCGGTGCTCCTGTTAAGTGGAGTCTTCTTTATCAATACCCATAAAAGCAGCCTGACACCTAAAGTCGGAATCTCCGAGTAA
- a CDS encoding inorganic phosphate transporter — translation MLTFYLILVIVLFFLAISDLVVGVANDAVNFLNSAVGAKAASFKVILLVAALGILLGATFSSGMMEVARKGIFHPEYFYFSEIILLFLAVMVTDVILLDVFNTFGMPTSTTVSIVFELLGAAVAFSLIKIYTDPNALPIGEYINSGKALAIISGILVSVVIAFTAGVIIQYLTRLLFSFDYKSRLKYFGSVWGGLAIAAITYFMLVKGAKGASFLSDNMVKAFNENASRIIFVSFIGWTIILQLIIWFTKIDILKIIVLVGTFALAMAFAGNDLVNFIGVPLAGYNSYLLFIEGGSPAGSFLMDGLAGKVPTPTLLLLLAGVVMVITLWTSKKARSVVQTSLDLGRQEEGYERFASYAVSRSIVRNFGKMATSINNFLPEKIKRGVENSFDQSPFIKSTMHLGKEAPSFDMLRAAVTLVVASILIALGTSLKLPLSTTYVTFMVFMGTSLADGAWGRESAVYRVSGVLSVIGGWFFTAISAFTVAFVLAGIFYFGGTIAIILILILAGVLIYRTHRLYTDKMEEQLAFEKSIEEGSLTKAIAIDLSTKNLTNVLGVFSQILDNTLDHLSKEDLIGLNNDYRESRKASRECERIRASANKKIDLIDADELEAGHMYIIISDYLKELGDVVVDIVKSSLAHVDNNHKPLLKEQIEELKGLNEQLKDRFVITINIFKNFDSAQIQMLKDRLPSFVKKIRVARKNQIKRIKNHEIGTRNSILYLNLLAEYRNMAIFSNRMLTVFEDLVLNPDEDQQ, via the coding sequence ATGCTGACTTTTTATTTAATTCTCGTCATTGTTCTTTTTTTTCTGGCTATTTCGGATTTAGTAGTGGGCGTAGCCAATGATGCGGTTAATTTTTTAAATTCCGCAGTAGGAGCTAAAGCGGCTTCTTTCAAAGTGATTTTATTGGTAGCCGCATTAGGGATACTGCTTGGCGCCACCTTTTCAAGTGGTATGATGGAAGTGGCTAGAAAGGGTATTTTTCATCCTGAGTATTTTTATTTTTCAGAGATCATTCTTTTGTTTTTGGCGGTAATGGTTACGGATGTAATCCTTTTGGATGTATTCAACACTTTCGGGATGCCAACGTCAACGACTGTGTCTATTGTTTTTGAATTATTGGGAGCGGCAGTGGCTTTTTCTCTCATTAAAATATATACGGATCCCAATGCATTACCTATTGGAGAATATATCAACTCCGGAAAGGCTCTTGCTATCATTTCGGGTATTTTGGTGTCTGTGGTGATAGCATTTACCGCCGGTGTGATCATTCAGTATCTGACCCGGCTACTTTTTTCATTTGATTATAAGAGCAGGCTCAAGTATTTCGGATCGGTTTGGGGCGGATTGGCCATCGCGGCCATTACTTATTTCATGCTTGTCAAAGGAGCCAAGGGGGCTTCTTTTTTAAGTGATAACATGGTAAAAGCTTTTAATGAAAATGCATCGAGGATCATTTTTGTAAGTTTCATAGGTTGGACAATAATCCTGCAGTTGATCATATGGTTTACGAAGATAGATATTCTCAAAATAATCGTACTTGTCGGAACCTTTGCCCTGGCCATGGCATTTGCAGGAAATGACCTCGTCAATTTTATAGGAGTGCCCCTGGCCGGATATAATTCTTATCTGCTTTTCATTGAAGGCGGCTCGCCGGCAGGGAGCTTCCTGATGGATGGCCTGGCTGGAAAAGTACCCACTCCTACCTTGCTGTTGCTTTTGGCAGGTGTGGTAATGGTGATTACTCTGTGGACTTCCAAAAAGGCCCGGTCGGTGGTTCAAACGTCTTTAGACCTCGGGCGACAGGAAGAAGGTTATGAGCGTTTTGCCTCCTATGCTGTTTCCAGGAGTATTGTTCGCAACTTTGGTAAAATGGCGACCAGCATTAATAATTTTTTGCCGGAAAAGATAAAACGCGGAGTAGAGAATAGTTTTGATCAGAGTCCATTCATCAAAAGTACCATGCATTTGGGAAAAGAAGCACCTTCTTTTGATATGTTGCGTGCCGCGGTAACGCTTGTAGTGGCAAGTATTCTGATTGCATTGGGTACCTCATTGAAATTGCCGTTATCAACAACTTACGTCACCTTTATGGTGTTTATGGGAACTTCTCTCGCTGACGGGGCCTGGGGGCGTGAAAGTGCGGTTTACCGCGTATCAGGAGTTTTATCCGTGATCGGTGGATGGTTCTTTACGGCCATTTCTGCCTTTACGGTGGCTTTTGTCCTGGCGGGTATTTTTTACTTTGGCGGCACGATTGCCATTATTCTAATTTTAATCCTGGCCGGAGTGTTGATTTACAGAACCCACAGATTGTACACAGATAAGATGGAAGAACAACTGGCTTTTGAAAAATCCATTGAAGAAGGAAGTCTGACCAAAGCCATAGCCATCGACCTAAGCACTAAAAACCTGACCAATGTTCTTGGGGTTTTTAGTCAGATTTTGGATAATACCCTGGATCATTTGTCGAAAGAGGATCTTATTGGGCTCAACAATGATTATAGAGAAAGCAGAAAGGCAAGCAGGGAGTGCGAGCGGATCCGGGCTTCTGCGAACAAGAAGATTGACCTTATCGATGCAGACGAACTTGAAGCCGGACACATGTATATCATTATTTCGGATTATTTGAAAGAACTGGGGGATGTGGTCGTTGATATCGTCAAATCAAGTCTGGCCCATGTCGACAATAATCACAAACCGCTGTTAAAAGAACAAATCGAAGAACTTAAAGGGCTCAATGAGCAGCTTAAAGATCGTTTCGTCATCACCATCAATATTTTCAAGAATTTTGATTCCGCTCAGATTCAAATGTTAAAAGACCGGCTTCCTTCTTTTGTCAAGAAGATCAGGGTGGCCAGAAAAAATCAGATCAAGCGCATCAAAAATCATGAAATTGGAACGAGGAACAGTATTTTGTACCTCAATCTCCTGGCGGAGTACAGAAATATGGCCATTTTTTCAAACAGGATGTTGACAGTATTTGAAGATCTTGTCCTCAACCCTGACGAAGATCAACAATAG
- the argE gene encoding acetylornithine deacetylase, giving the protein MHTARSILEKLVSFPVLGGESNLEIIAFLKDFFESYGVTCHLNYNKEGNKANMHCRIGPAVDGGVILSGHTDVVPVAGQPWNTDPFVLTEKDGKLYARGSCDMKGFLACCMTCLPEMLSADLRKPIYFAFSYDEEIGCLGAPALVQDILKTYDEKPQFALIGEATMMEPVVGQKGICIYETIVNGSAGHSSRIKQEVSAIHEATRLILWLENKMEQLIKDGHIDDRFVPNHTSLHVGTIHGGIAPNVISGECVFHWDVRVIPRDSVQEIVQDFEAYCRERETVVRKRFPGFKIVNKEHHPPVPPLDTPEHLDIVALIKKISGNDQLHTVAYAAEAGQFAEGGFEAVICGPGSIAQAHRANEYITIEQMEKGVVLIKRLIEEMTK; this is encoded by the coding sequence ATGCACACAGCAAGAAGTATCCTCGAAAAGCTCGTTTCATTTCCGGTTTTAGGAGGGGAATCCAACCTGGAGATCATTGCTTTCCTCAAAGATTTTTTTGAATCTTATGGGGTGACTTGTCATCTAAATTATAACAAAGAAGGCAATAAAGCCAATATGCATTGCCGGATTGGCCCGGCAGTGGATGGAGGGGTTATTTTATCGGGGCATACGGATGTAGTTCCTGTGGCAGGTCAACCCTGGAATACGGATCCGTTTGTATTGACGGAAAAGGACGGAAAATTATACGCCAGAGGTTCTTGTGACATGAAAGGATTCCTGGCATGTTGCATGACCTGCCTTCCTGAAATGCTGTCGGCTGATCTCAGGAAGCCGATATACTTTGCCTTTTCTTACGATGAGGAGATTGGTTGTCTCGGAGCCCCCGCTCTGGTTCAGGATATACTTAAAACTTATGATGAAAAACCCCAATTTGCCCTAATAGGCGAAGCTACTATGATGGAACCTGTGGTGGGTCAGAAAGGGATTTGTATCTACGAAACGATTGTCAATGGATCCGCAGGACACAGCAGTCGAATCAAACAGGAAGTGAGCGCCATTCACGAAGCGACCAGGCTCATCCTTTGGCTGGAAAACAAAATGGAACAACTGATCAAAGACGGACATATTGATGATCGCTTTGTGCCCAATCATACTTCCCTTCACGTGGGAACCATCCATGGTGGAATAGCTCCAAATGTGATCTCAGGCGAGTGTGTCTTTCACTGGGATGTGCGAGTCATTCCTCGAGATTCCGTTCAGGAAATCGTCCAGGATTTTGAAGCTTATTGCCGGGAACGCGAAACTGTGGTACGAAAACGTTTCCCGGGGTTTAAAATAGTCAACAAGGAACACCACCCGCCCGTTCCGCCTTTAGATACTCCGGAACATCTGGATATCGTCGCTCTGATCAAAAAAATTTCAGGAAACGATCAATTGCATACCGTAGCTTATGCTGCTGAAGCAGGTCAGTTTGCCGAAGGAGGATTTGAAGCCGTAATTTGCGGCCCGGGGTCCATTGCCCAGGCCCACCGGGCAAATGAATATATAACCATCGAACAAATGGAAAAAGGAGTCGTTTTAATAAAAAGACTTATTGAGGAGATGACGAAATAG
- a CDS encoding class I SAM-dependent methyltransferase has translation MRFDEAAKTWDDSPERTERSVLFAERLSEMISANGYRTGMDFGAGTGVTSFMLAETMDSIILIDYSIGMVEQINRKLREREVNNLQAHCIDLLDPGVSLPGPFDIIYSIMTLHHIHNTENLLDIFHQCLNPGGMIVLVDLDEEDGSFHSKYPDFDGHRGFDRMDLGLKIQKAGFRSVESDDFFTIIKETEGGASRAYPLFLISAKK, from the coding sequence ATGAGATTTGACGAAGCAGCCAAAACGTGGGACGACAGCCCTGAAAGGACCGAAAGGTCGGTATTATTTGCCGAGCGGTTATCAGAAATGATCTCCGCCAACGGATACCGTACCGGGATGGATTTCGGGGCAGGAACAGGTGTAACCAGTTTTATGCTTGCCGAAACCATGGATTCCATTATCCTCATTGATTATTCCATTGGCATGGTGGAACAAATCAACAGAAAACTGCGGGAACGCGAGGTTAACAATTTACAGGCACATTGTATTGACCTCCTCGATCCGGGAGTTTCCCTGCCTGGGCCATTCGACATTATTTACTCCATTATGACTTTGCATCATATCCACAATACTGAAAATCTGCTGGATATTTTCCATCAATGCCTTAATCCGGGAGGCATGATCGTTCTTGTCGATCTTGATGAAGAAGACGGGAGTTTTCATTCAAAATATCCTGATTTTGACGGGCACCGGGGTTTTGATCGGATGGATCTTGGTTTAAAAATTCAAAAAGCAGGATTCCGGTCTGTTGAGTCCGACGATTTTTTTACTATAATAAAAGAAACAGAGGGTGGAGCATCCAGGGCTTACCCTCTGTTTTTGATCAGCGCCAAAAAATAA
- a CDS encoding FAD binding domain-containing protein has protein sequence MITLYLNDKKIETSAHPGTTVLDFIRKHQQLTGTKIGCREGDCGACTVLVGALKKSELLYQSMTSCLMPLANAHGKHIVTVEGVNGKHLTPVQEALVSHGGTQCGFCTIGFVMSLTGFALTGKGREKAIASIDGNICRCTGYKSIERAAMEIADKIAQKPSAGSLEWLVENEFIPKYFLDIKSKLTQLEKAHKSEQETASFVGGGTDLYVQRQEEMTHEAFVPVFDDPALKGIEEKEGKCFLGASVTVSEIAESDVMQSIFPDLKVHLKLVSSTPIRNMATLAGNFVNASPIGDMTVFFLALDSSIILNDSGLRRTIKLKDFYQGYKQLDKKEGEFVERVFFDIPKGWYRFNFEKVCKRTHLDIASVNTACLLEFDDQNTITSAHLSAGGIAPVPKCLERTAAYFKGKKVAELAIGKVDELLQSEVSPISDVRGSKEYKRLLLRQLVFAHLLKLEPDLDTMQ, from the coding sequence ATGATCACATTGTATCTAAATGATAAGAAAATTGAAACCTCCGCGCACCCTGGAACTACGGTGCTCGATTTTATACGAAAGCATCAGCAGCTTACCGGTACCAAAATAGGCTGTCGGGAAGGGGATTGCGGGGCTTGCACCGTATTAGTAGGCGCATTGAAAAAGAGCGAATTACTTTATCAAAGTATGACTTCCTGCCTCATGCCCCTGGCCAACGCTCACGGAAAACACATTGTTACCGTTGAAGGGGTGAATGGCAAACATCTTACCCCGGTCCAGGAAGCTTTGGTTAGTCATGGAGGGACCCAATGCGGGTTTTGTACTATCGGGTTTGTGATGTCACTCACGGGATTTGCCCTTACGGGAAAAGGCAGAGAAAAGGCCATCGCCTCCATCGATGGGAACATTTGTCGCTGTACCGGGTATAAATCGATAGAAAGAGCGGCGATGGAAATAGCGGATAAAATCGCACAAAAGCCTTCCGCCGGTTCCCTGGAATGGCTTGTGGAAAATGAGTTTATTCCCAAATATTTCCTGGACATCAAGTCTAAACTGACCCAACTCGAAAAAGCTCATAAAAGTGAACAGGAAACAGCTTCCTTCGTCGGCGGGGGAACGGATCTATATGTTCAGAGGCAGGAGGAAATGACTCATGAGGCATTTGTACCCGTGTTTGATGATCCAGCATTGAAAGGCATTGAGGAGAAAGAAGGAAAATGTTTCCTGGGTGCCTCGGTTACTGTTTCGGAAATTGCTGAATCAGATGTCATGCAAAGTATTTTTCCTGACCTTAAGGTACATCTCAAACTGGTTTCTTCCACACCCATCAGGAATATGGCCACCCTGGCCGGGAATTTTGTCAATGCCTCTCCTATCGGCGATATGACCGTTTTTTTCCTGGCACTGGACAGTTCCATCATTTTAAACGATTCCGGGCTCCGGCGCACGATTAAGCTGAAAGATTTTTATCAGGGATACAAGCAATTGGATAAAAAAGAAGGTGAGTTTGTTGAAAGGGTATTTTTTGACATTCCTAAAGGATGGTACCGCTTTAATTTTGAAAAAGTATGTAAGAGAACCCACCTGGATATTGCGTCGGTCAACACTGCCTGTCTGCTCGAATTCGATGACCAGAACACCATAACCAGTGCTCACCTTTCTGCAGGTGGAATAGCCCCTGTTCCGAAATGCCTCGAACGAACAGCAGCTTATTTCAAAGGTAAAAAAGTAGCAGAGTTGGCCATTGGAAAAGTCGATGAATTATTGCAATCAGAGGTAAGTCCCATAAGTGATGTTCGCGGATCGAAGGAATACAAAAGATTGCTGTTGAGGCAATTGGTTTTTGCACATTTACTGAAATTGGAACCTGATCTGGATACGATGCAATGA
- a CDS encoding YfcC family protein has protein sequence MSIELKKKWYESIPHPVVMLFIIIVFTAFLSYILPAGTYERKLVDGRQLVIPGSYKTITSTPVGLMDLFKAIPMGFIEASRIIFVVLASGIMFGVLEKSGMVENTVGTIIKKLGLDKKYFLVVLMTFIYGFLGVAVGYENNIAMVPIAAVISLALGGDLILAAGISVAAITVGFGLSPINPYTVGTGHTIAEMPMFSGALLRSILCFSGLSILSWYNVRYFKKILNDESKSIGRGLDTDGLTLTHPIETYSISMNNLLILSIFLGGIVVMLYGIFVHHWYINEISAIFLMISILCGIAARMKPGAFSETALKSIAVVAPGAFMVGYATSIKVVMEMGNISDTIAHELSMMLATLPTYGSAVAMSLAQSVINMMIPSGSGQALATLPIMIPVGDVLGLTRQTTILAFQIGDGVTNLFNPALGGLIAMLSICRVPFDRWLRFIFPLVGMVMLVSWIALLFSVFIHWGPA, from the coding sequence ATGTCAATTGAACTAAAAAAGAAATGGTATGAAAGCATCCCACATCCGGTGGTGATGCTGTTTATCATAATCGTTTTTACAGCCTTTTTGAGTTATATATTGCCTGCCGGCACCTATGAAAGAAAACTGGTGGATGGTCGCCAGCTGGTCATCCCCGGGTCTTATAAAACCATAACCTCTACACCGGTAGGGTTGATGGATTTGTTTAAAGCTATTCCTATGGGATTTATAGAGGCTTCCAGGATCATTTTTGTCGTTCTGGCCAGCGGCATCATGTTCGGGGTGCTGGAAAAGTCAGGCATGGTCGAAAATACGGTAGGAACCATCATTAAAAAATTGGGACTGGATAAAAAATATTTCCTGGTTGTTTTGATGACCTTCATTTATGGTTTTCTCGGGGTAGCCGTTGGATATGAAAACAATATCGCCATGGTGCCTATCGCAGCCGTTATCAGCCTTGCACTGGGAGGGGATCTCATCCTTGCTGCCGGTATTTCCGTTGCGGCGATCACCGTAGGGTTCGGATTGTCGCCCATCAACCCTTATACCGTCGGAACGGGGCACACTATTGCAGAAATGCCTATGTTTTCAGGGGCTTTGTTGCGAAGTATATTGTGCTTTTCGGGCTTGAGTATTTTATCCTGGTATAATGTGCGCTATTTTAAAAAGATCCTCAACGACGAATCCAAAAGTATCGGACGAGGGCTCGATACCGATGGTTTAACGCTTACGCATCCGATAGAAACGTATTCAATTTCCATGAATAATTTACTGATCCTGAGCATCTTCCTGGGAGGCATAGTGGTAATGTTATACGGAATTTTTGTCCATCATTGGTACATCAACGAAATATCAGCCATCTTTTTGATGATCTCCATTTTATGTGGAATAGCTGCCCGGATGAAACCCGGTGCATTCAGCGAAACGGCCCTGAAATCCATCGCCGTTGTGGCACCTGGAGCTTTTATGGTAGGTTATGCCACATCGATCAAGGTGGTTATGGAAATGGGCAATATCAGCGACACCATTGCCCATGAATTGTCCATGATGCTGGCTACGTTGCCTACTTATGGTTCTGCGGTAGCCATGAGCCTGGCACAGTCCGTGATCAACATGATGATCCCGTCGGGAAGTGGTCAGGCTTTGGCTACTTTGCCCATCATGATTCCCGTCGGAGATGTGCTGGGGTTGACTCGTCAGACCACCATACTCGCCTTTCAGATCGGAGACGGCGTGACCAATTTATTCAACCCGGCCCTCGGCGGCCTGATCGCTATGCTGAGCATCTGCCGGGTTCCTTTTGACCGGTGGCTGCGATTTATTTTTCCATTGGTAGGTATGGTGATGCTGGTGTCCTGGATCGCCCTTTTGTTCAGCGTTTTTATCCATTGGGGACCAGCATAA
- the yaaA gene encoding peroxide stress protein YaaA produces the protein MIVLISPAKSLNEAPVDYHDHSTPRMLEESQVLIDVLKKKSANSLKKLMGVSDKIAELNAERFRQFETPFTTDNAKPAIFTFSGDVYLGLQAGTFSEEELNFAQHHLRILSGLYGLLKPMDLMQPYRLEMGLPLKNRRKKNLYEFWDTKITELLNQDLEENKDNIVLNLASQEYFRSIKPGALKGRIVTVNFKENRNGQYKIISFNAKKARGTMARQIILNRLNDPGQLKSLEIDGYLYNDSMSNATEMLFTKE, from the coding sequence ATGATAGTTTTAATTTCTCCGGCAAAAAGTTTAAATGAAGCTCCTGTCGATTATCACGATCATTCCACCCCAAGAATGTTGGAAGAAAGTCAGGTTTTGATAGATGTGCTAAAGAAAAAATCTGCCAATAGCCTTAAAAAACTCATGGGGGTAAGTGATAAGATCGCCGAATTAAATGCAGAAAGATTCCGGCAGTTTGAAACTCCTTTCACCACTGATAATGCCAAACCAGCGATCTTCACCTTCAGCGGAGATGTTTACCTTGGATTACAGGCCGGTACGTTCTCTGAGGAAGAACTGAATTTTGCCCAGCATCACCTCAGGATCCTCTCGGGCCTTTACGGACTGCTAAAGCCTATGGATCTCATGCAGCCTTACCGCCTGGAGATGGGCCTTCCGCTCAAAAACAGGCGCAAAAAAAACCTGTATGAATTCTGGGATACCAAAATAACGGAATTGCTCAACCAGGACCTGGAAGAAAACAAGGATAACATCGTGCTCAACCTCGCCTCTCAGGAATATTTTCGATCCATTAAGCCGGGTGCCCTCAAAGGGAGGATTGTAACCGTGAATTTTAAAGAAAATCGAAACGGACAATACAAGATCATTTCTTTTAATGCCAAAAAAGCACGTGGAACCATGGCCCGACAAATCATTCTGAACCGACTGAATGATCCAGGGCAATTAAAAAGCCTCGAAATTGATGGTTACCTTTATAACGATTCCATGTCTAATGCAACAGAAATGCTCTTCACTAAGGAATAG